A DNA window from Gammaproteobacteria bacterium contains the following coding sequences:
- a CDS encoding metallophosphoesterase, with amino-acid sequence MSHPGRAFTILHGSDLHFGRPHAPAAAADFLTLAHSVSPDLIALSGDFTQRAKNREYEAAAAYLKRLPQVPLVVTPGNHDVPLYRLWERAFAPFRNYRRWIADELDTEHDLGGAVVVALNTTTPDRTIVNGNVADEQLERAAAAFARAGNGGLRALVVHHALVGAPEGDLIAALPRARRIVARLAEMGVELVLFGHLHRAFISVGVPSGPSTNGSGEADSPVLLVCSGTTASDRGRGREKGKNSCNLVRVTNDRIAVTRYLRSSLEDGFRPVARDTFPRHDFAQPPSPGTAGSA; translated from the coding sequence GTGAGCCATCCCGGCCGCGCATTCACCATACTTCACGGCTCGGACCTGCACTTCGGGCGGCCGCACGCGCCTGCGGCCGCCGCCGACTTCCTCACGTTGGCGCACTCCGTCTCGCCCGACCTGATCGCGCTCTCGGGCGACTTCACGCAGCGTGCCAAGAACCGCGAATACGAGGCGGCGGCCGCCTACCTGAAGCGCCTTCCCCAGGTCCCGCTTGTGGTCACGCCCGGCAACCACGACGTGCCCCTGTACCGCCTGTGGGAGCGCGCCTTCGCACCCTTCCGCAACTACCGCCGCTGGATCGCGGACGAACTCGACACCGAACACGACCTCGGCGGAGCGGTCGTGGTCGCGCTCAACACCACCACGCCCGACCGCACCATCGTGAACGGCAACGTGGCCGACGAACAGCTGGAACGTGCGGCGGCGGCGTTCGCCCGGGCCGGAAACGGGGGCCTGCGCGCGCTGGTGGTGCACCACGCGCTGGTCGGAGCGCCCGAAGGGGATCTCATCGCTGCCCTCCCCCGCGCCCGCCGCATCGTCGCCCGGCTGGCCGAAATGGGCGTGGAGCTGGTGCTGTTCGGCCACCTTCATCGCGCTTTCATCTCGGTGGGCGTTCCGAGCGGTCCGTCGACGAATGGATCGGGGGAGGCGGATTCGCCCGTGCTGCTGGTATGCAGCGGCACCACGGCGTCCGACCGGGGGCGCGGAAGGGAGAAGGGCAAGAACAGCTGCAACCTTGTGCGGGTGACGAACGACAGGATCGCGGTGACCCGGTATCTGCGCTCCTCCCTGGAGGATGGCTTCCGGCCGGTCGCGCGCGACACCTTCCCCCGCCACGACTTCGCACAGCCACCGTCGCCAGGTACCGCGGGCAGCGCGTGA
- a CDS encoding BamA/TamA family outer membrane protein, giving the protein MTGSLRAHPGRRCAGTVLALLPALLATTVPVSAVQGELEEVTTLRFEGNDVFSDRALGASIMTRSTDCRHWLLSVFCWSGSSFAIDEHFLGPREFERDVVRLRLFYYRHGYREALIEPSLDRNGDGVGITFHIEEGRPVLIDSLAFNGLDPPGDLDLLDDLPVGAGDPLDQLVLGAARDSLTIRLRNAGYAHAEVLLDILIPAAQPYGARVNFDVFKGAPARFGAISIEGNERVDQGVILGMIPFREGSTYDADLVFQARRNLYGMEVFSNVAVTEELDAQPDSVIPVSITVVEGDIHRYRAGGGWSTADCVNGEASWTSRNFSGGGRRLQFLGRLSNILNSPLNSTLCRDAGTGPYGRYNWSLSAQFSQPRLFSLRTTFAANVFWERQSLPDLFVRQSLGVDLSVTRGGAQGRAQTIFFQPTTGKLDAADIFFCSSFLVCDFEGIEVLQRSNWLSPVGIRLAHEEIGQGIGAAARYSLIAEIEHASRLTGSDFAYNLAVGEASGTREFLEGWVLAGRVRGGWLGAGGFGALGRDVGSEIAHPQKRFYSGGATSVRGFAHNQLGPRVLFVDVETLLAPGDGGPAPCTPDQIIDFTCDPRTLGDDRFTSNPTGGSRLLEGNVEVRFPLSSADWQGTLFLDFGQVWSDDSSRDLARLEWTPGMGVRYFTAIGPLRLDVAYRLSGGEEQRVLTSGIRPYHSDVDHDEAKLAAAPDFVRSGRLEILPHPVLYGESADWSLSRLQLHLSLGQVF; this is encoded by the coding sequence GTGACCGGCAGTCTGCGCGCGCACCCCGGGCGGCGATGCGCCGGGACGGTCCTCGCCCTCCTTCCCGCCCTGCTCGCTACCACAGTCCCCGTGTCGGCGGTCCAGGGGGAACTGGAAGAGGTCACCACGCTTCGCTTCGAGGGCAACGACGTCTTCTCCGATCGCGCGCTGGGCGCTTCCATCATGACGCGGTCGACCGACTGCCGGCACTGGCTGCTCTCCGTCTTCTGCTGGTCGGGAAGCTCTTTCGCCATCGACGAGCACTTCCTGGGTCCGCGCGAATTCGAACGCGACGTGGTGCGCCTGCGGCTCTTCTACTACCGGCACGGATACCGGGAGGCGCTTATCGAACCGAGTCTCGACCGGAACGGCGACGGGGTTGGGATCACGTTCCATATCGAGGAAGGAAGGCCGGTGCTCATCGATTCCCTGGCCTTCAACGGGCTCGATCCGCCCGGCGACCTGGATCTCCTCGACGATCTGCCGGTGGGCGCGGGAGATCCGCTCGACCAGCTGGTGCTGGGGGCGGCCCGTGATTCGCTCACCATCCGGTTGCGCAACGCCGGGTACGCCCACGCCGAAGTCCTGCTCGACATCCTCATTCCGGCCGCGCAGCCGTACGGCGCGCGGGTCAACTTCGATGTCTTCAAGGGAGCTCCGGCACGCTTCGGGGCCATCTCGATCGAGGGAAACGAAAGGGTGGACCAGGGCGTCATACTGGGCATGATTCCCTTCCGCGAAGGCAGCACCTACGACGCCGACCTCGTCTTCCAGGCGCGGCGCAACCTCTATGGCATGGAGGTCTTCAGCAATGTCGCGGTAACGGAGGAACTGGACGCGCAGCCGGACAGCGTAATCCCCGTATCGATCACGGTCGTCGAGGGCGACATTCACCGATACCGCGCGGGAGGCGGCTGGAGCACGGCCGACTGCGTGAACGGAGAAGCCAGCTGGACCAGCCGGAATTTCTCCGGGGGCGGACGCCGGCTGCAGTTCCTCGGACGGCTCTCGAACATCCTGAACTCCCCGCTCAACTCGACGCTCTGCCGCGATGCCGGCACCGGTCCCTACGGGCGCTACAACTGGTCGCTCTCGGCCCAGTTCTCCCAGCCCCGTCTCTTCTCGCTGCGCACCACTTTCGCCGCCAATGTGTTCTGGGAGCGGCAGAGTCTGCCCGACCTCTTCGTCCGCCAGAGCCTGGGCGTCGATCTCTCCGTCACCCGGGGAGGCGCGCAGGGGCGTGCGCAGACGATCTTCTTCCAGCCCACAACGGGGAAGCTGGACGCGGCGGACATCTTCTTCTGCTCCAGCTTCCTGGTATGCGACTTCGAGGGCATCGAGGTGCTCCAGCGCAGCAACTGGCTGTCGCCCGTGGGAATCCGCCTCGCGCACGAGGAAATCGGCCAGGGCATCGGTGCCGCCGCGAGATACTCGCTGATCGCCGAGATCGAGCACGCATCCCGCCTGACCGGATCCGACTTCGCCTACAACCTGGCCGTGGGCGAGGCATCCGGAACCCGCGAATTCCTGGAAGGCTGGGTGCTGGCCGGGCGGGTACGCGGGGGATGGCTGGGCGCCGGAGGATTCGGAGCACTGGGCCGGGACGTCGGCTCCGAGATCGCGCACCCGCAGAAGCGGTTCTATTCGGGGGGCGCCACCTCGGTGCGCGGCTTCGCCCACAATCAGTTGGGCCCGCGCGTGCTGTTCGTGGACGTGGAAACGTTGCTGGCCCCCGGAGACGGCGGCCCGGCGCCCTGTACCCCGGACCAGATCATCGACTTCACCTGCGATCCGCGCACCCTTGGTGACGACCGCTTTACGTCCAATCCCACCGGAGGCAGCCGGCTGCTCGAGGGCAACGTCGAGGTACGCTTTCCGCTCAGTTCCGCAGACTGGCAGGGAACCCTGTTTCTCGACTTCGGCCAGGTCTGGTCCGACGACAGCTCCCGGGATCTCGCGCGCCTCGAATGGACCCCGGGGATGGGCGTCCGTTACTTCACCGCCATCGGTCCTCTGCGACTGGACGTGGCGTACCGGCTGAGCGGGGGCGAGGAACAGCGCGTCCTGACCTCGGGGATCCGGCCCTACCATTCCGACGTCGATCACGACGAGGCAAAGCTGGCCGCGGCGCCCGACTTCGTTCGCTCGGGCCGGCTCGAGATCCTTCCGCACCCGGTACTGTACGGCGAATCCGCGGATTGGTCGCTGAGCCGGCTTCAGCTTCACCTCTCCCTGGGACAGGTCTTCTGA
- a CDS encoding prolipoprotein diacylglyceryl transferase yields the protein MYPILFRFPEWVPVLGGEPVTSFGVMLFLAFLAAGYLLRARMSETGIHPDRAWDLVFAAVIGGIIGAKLYYVFLNFPRLVENPRFLFARGGLVWYGGFLGGTAAVLYQMKRLGLPVRQTLDLTAPSMAMAYAVGRLGCFLVGDDYGRPTASWVGIRFPQGSPPSSVDNLARFGIETDPALVEAYGQIVPVHPTQLYEIAMALAIFAIVWRLRHGAHPPGWVFALWLALASAARFLVEFVRAKDDRFLGSLTIAQVISLLLIAAAAAAMVRLASRNGGPRPKKARAP from the coding sequence GTGTATCCAATCCTCTTCCGCTTTCCCGAATGGGTGCCGGTGCTCGGCGGAGAGCCGGTCACCTCCTTCGGGGTCATGCTCTTCCTGGCCTTCCTGGCGGCCGGCTACCTGTTGCGCGCACGGATGAGCGAGACCGGCATCCATCCCGACCGCGCCTGGGACCTCGTGTTCGCCGCGGTGATCGGGGGAATCATCGGAGCCAAGCTGTACTACGTGTTTCTCAACTTCCCCAGGCTCGTCGAGAATCCGCGGTTCCTGTTCGCGCGCGGCGGGCTGGTGTGGTACGGGGGCTTCCTCGGCGGAACCGCGGCCGTCCTGTACCAGATGAAGCGGCTCGGCCTGCCCGTGCGCCAGACGCTCGATCTGACCGCCCCGTCGATGGCGATGGCGTACGCGGTGGGGCGACTCGGGTGCTTCCTGGTCGGGGACGACTACGGCCGCCCGACGGCCTCGTGGGTGGGAATCCGCTTTCCGCAGGGTTCACCCCCCAGTTCGGTGGACAACCTGGCCCGCTTCGGGATCGAAACGGATCCGGCTCTGGTGGAAGCCTACGGACAGATCGTGCCGGTACATCCCACGCAGTTGTACGAGATCGCCATGGCGCTGGCGATCTTCGCGATCGTCTGGCGTCTGCGGCACGGCGCGCATCCTCCCGGCTGGGTGTTTGCGCTGTGGCTGGCGCTGGCCTCGGCGGCCCGCTTTCTGGTCGAATTCGTGCGCGCCAAGGACGACCGCTTCCTGGGCAGCCTGACCATCGCGCAGGTCATCAGCCTCCTGCTGATCGCGGCGGCGGCGGCGGCGATGGTCCGTCTCGCGTCCCGGAACGGTGGGCCGCGCCCGAAGAAGGCGAGGGCGCCGTGA